The Salvia hispanica cultivar TCC Black 2014 unplaced genomic scaffold, UniMelb_Shisp_WGS_1.0 HiC_scaffold_149, whole genome shotgun sequence genomic interval CACACGCGCATTTGCTCTGCTTCGGATCAGTTTGTGGTTTCATTTCTGCAAGCATGAGAGAGAATCTTGCTGAGATAGAACTGTTGAAGATAGTATGAGACTGAAGATGGCATTTCAATATGAGGAAAAGGGCTGTATGGTATATGAAATCTAACCGTGTGGTTGAACGACAACGTGCATGGTGACGCCTCCTGGGATATCATATAACGGGCTCCTGCATTCGCCCACACTTCTGCTGTTCTCCAGTACCCTCCCTGCACTGATCAACTTGATGTCTTTTACTGTATGTGGCCCATCTTCTTTCTCTGCTCGAAAACAACTTCGTTACCGTGTTTGCAAAAGAACAAACATCATCAGAGAACATCATAGAATATCCAAGTGCAGACCAGACTCATGGAGATCAGCTGAAACTCTTATCCAACCAAATTTGGCAGAGGAACAAGGGGTCGGAGGGAAGAATGCAACGTGCAACGACGTTACAAGTAGCATCCCTACAAGGATGCTTACACAAAGTAGAGCTACAAACACCATTACAGACTAACTCAGAGCTGTAACTAAACTGTCAGCAAATAGCAGTGATCAAacattcttgttttttttcttttcatactGTTAAGGTAGTTTTTCACACCCAAGAAAATGGGTATATTTCAAATCTAGAGATCCTACAAGAACTGTAACAAGTCAACCTCAGCACAAGTTCAGACAAATTTTGGCACGACACAATCACTTTGTATTAGAATTCAAATCGATGTCATAGCAACACAAGTCAAGAAACATCAACATAAAAAGAATTACAGTCGATTCGTCTAACCTCTAGGCCATTCTGCTATGATATTCTCCTTCAAGGTAGCGATACTCGTGGCCATAGGGAAGTTTCTCGGGCCAATATCTGAGCCATCGGTTAACCTGAACTTGATCTCGAGCTGATCTTGAGCTGCAGACATCTCTTCAAACTAATTTACACAGATAAGAGACACCAAGATCAAAGCAATAATCAGTCAATCTTCAATGATGCTTAGGCCAAATCAAGAAATCTTCTCTGCATAGACTTTCACAAAATCCACCCAAGTTCCATATACTTGTCTTATCTACAAAGAAAACATGAGATCAGATTCATTAGAAACACAGTCTTGAAAATGTGATGGTGCACATATCACATGTATCCCTATCTAAAGGAATATATATCACTATGTAATGGAAGTTAAGTGGAGCACCATATGTGTAACTCATTGTGTATTAGAAATCATGACAAAATAAAGATTTCAACTAAGGCCAGCATCAGGGAATAAGAACCTCAACCTTGTACATGTCCAAACTCCAATAATATTtagacacacacacacacagtcaTACACTTTCTTATTATACATAGAGACAGTGAAATGAAACCCAAAAAAAGATAAGTGTTGACATTAGAATTTCACCACCTCCCCTAACCTCAAAAACTCCTAAAggttcttttttcttttaagagaaaaaactTTTCATCAACTATTGTTTTTCATTGTATTCATGTCTCCACCAAATCAATCAGAAAGTCAAGGCCCCATAAAGGAACTGAAGAAACTGTTTTTCctcattttctttcatatttcaGATAGAAAATCCAATCTTCTAGTGTCATTAAACTCAAATTAAAGGTGAGACTTACTTGATCTTGATGTtcccttcttttttctttcacaGCAAGTTCGAAACTTTTTTCAAGAAAACACAAAGGGTGATTTTCATTAGCActaaattaatgatattataaaCTTTGTAATAATAGATCATTAAATGctaattgattattgattagtGATAAAAAATGATCAGACAAAAACAAGTGTGTTCCGTAGTTTCCAATGCTATTTCCCAAATTCTATGGGAAAATCGACTtagattttccttttttcctttttcgcCTTCCATGATTTAGAAGTACTAATTGACATTTACAGTTGTGGCAATTAacaattatagtaatatattaagTACTAATTGACATTTACAACAAATTTCTATTAAAGATATTCCTTCCTTAACTGGCAATTAGGTGTGATGGATCACTTTATCcatcttcatttctttttttttattcattccACATTTATGACAAATTAAGACACGTTGCAGATTTTGTGAGGTAATACCTTTTTTACTTCTTCCCTTCGCTCTTACAAAATCATTAAACAATAAAGAGCAGAATCTTTACAAAATGGTAAAGAGATCATTCAAATTATGGCGGGGGCCACCCAGAAATAATCTTAAATAATTACGAATCTGatcaatcaaatattcaaattcttTAATGCCAATGGCCTTCTTGTTGCCAACTGGACTAACACTATAACAagaataattgattttaaaaaaaaaacgaatcTTCGACAATATAAATGCTCCAAATTCTTGAAAGAAAATGCATACAAACATAGTGcagaacaaaaataataattaaaaagtaaatatgatgAAAGAATAATCTATATAATGTTTGGACAGGTTCATAGTTCATACAAAGAAATACATGATTTTGAAAAGCCTTTCAGCAAAAATCTGAACAGAAAAATGGAAACTGAAACAAGAGGAAAGTGTCGTCTTTACGTCTATTGGGGCCGTAGTAGGAGCCTCGAGATTTAATGCATCTTAGCTCAGTCCTATCAAGCAATGGACCAGAGCATATACCAACTATTCCCTTCGACTATCTAAAACATGGGTGACACCCCTGTATggatatgcaaaaataatatcatgtcCTTTATCCaaccaaaaatatatcaacGAATGCTACTTTACATACTGGAAGAATGAATCTCATCCCTCGATTTGTAATACAATCCTCTGCTTCAAGGACTGGGGCGAATCAAACAAAAACGTGGGTCTCATGTCTGGCCACATTGTGAATGCGTTCTGAGATTCACCTAAATCCCCAGTTTCTTTCTCATTTAATCATGAATTGATAAATATTACCTGCCAAAGATGTGGCAGTTCCCTCCATCTTTTTTTTCCCATGATTTCCTTGGTGCATGTTTGGTGTCATTACTACTCCAAGATGTGGCAGTTCCTTACGAAATCGCTAGAGTAGTTTACGTATTTTGTCCAGAATGGTCGGAGATGCTCAAATCCAATCTCCAACCATGGTTTTGACTGGCCGTTGTAGTGGATCACGGCTGcctttttcacattttcaatatttgtcTTGTTCTGATAGCCCAACCCAAGCATGTGCCAGGAAGGATCGATTGGATGAACATGACCCTTGAAAGCAATCAAAGCTGGGGGAAGAGTTCCAAGTTTCCATAACGTGAGGTTTGACTTAAGATTCTGCAATAAGACAGCACCCACATTAGAAGAGCATATTACAGAAACTCTTCACATCATGCTGGTGTGATGGGAGCTAAACTAGAAATTCTAACtttatttaatctaaaatGCTGATAACGAGTCCTCAACATATGACAGTCACAGCACTCTACACAACTGAAATCCTTGCATAGACATAACCAGCTCCTTCTTCCAGCATCCATTAACCTGTTCACCCACCTCCAGCCAACTCAATTGCATTGTATTCTATATCTAGATATTGATTCAATTGTTTTGACATTTGAGCAACATCTCCACACAAATTTAAGatcaatatttgaaatatgCCAGACTGCTATACATAAATGTTACCATTGGCTACTGCAAGAAAGCACTAGTTTACCTCACCAAAAAAACAGATTGAGCTATACATAAATGCGCATGTTTATTACCAACTTGGGTTGGTCCAACTCAATAACTAGCTAAGAATGGTATTGTAGCTGAAATAGGGGCTTCTAATGCGGGTTGAAGGTGGCTGGGCCACAAAAGGACTGGCTGGGTAGAGATGAAACCAGCATACAATCAGAAGAATTTTACATGATGGAATATCTATAGATATGGCTATTGAGGCAAATGATGGAACCTGGAGGTAACAGGGGAATAGGACATAATGAAAAATACGCTCGGGCAACATTAAGGACGGCATAGAGCACCATAACAAGAACTACGATGCATGGATAAACAACCCAACTTTATCTTCTTTGAAAATGGGAAGAGTTCAACCATAGGGAAGATAGATATGTGGATATAAGAACAGGGTTTTCATTTGTGAGATTTTAGGCTGTATGCTGGTAATTACAAATCTGGTGCTCTAGCAGCTAAAGTGAAGACTTGGACCTTGCTACCAAGAGCaatcctttttttattaatcaattaagctgcccaaaaaatagataaacaagAAATGACTTAAAGTGGATGGAAATTCTAGTGTACCTCTTTAAGCCAGGAGTGATAAGTATCTCTAATATTTGTCTTTCTCCACTGATGCAAGTCAAAAATATTCATCCCATATGCCCATGCACAGTCATCCGGATTTAAGTTCTTTGCTATAAGTGGATGAGAGAAGTTGAAATAGTTCCTGAGTCGCTTGGACATAACCCACTCATCCTCACCTTTACAAGTTTCAACAGCTCCATTTACTTTTCCATTAAGGTCAATTTCCCAGAGAGGAGACAGATCTCGTTGAATTACAATATCATCATCCAGGAAAACCACTTTATCAAGGTTCGGGAATAGCTGcaaaacatagaaaatatcATTCTCCTCATGAATTTCAGGATttcaagaaagaaaacaatatGTCATTGGGAAAAAAATGCTGGAAGTGGAACCAAATTCCAATCCCATCCATTGATTAAAAGATATAAACAGCCAGAGTGAGAAACAAAACCAATGCCATTCTCCAACCATTTGACATGGTATCTAGTCATCTACTAAAACATATATCCCTCAAACTATTTCTTTggatgaaataattttattaatcaagAACCTGAATGGTTAAGATAAAG includes:
- the LOC125198465 gene encoding membrane-anchored ubiquitin-fold protein 1-like — translated: MSAAQDQLEIKFRLTDGSDIGPRNFPMATSIATLKENIIAEWPRALLCVSILVGMLLVTSLHVAFFPPTPCSSAKFGWIRVSADLHESEKEDGPHTVKDIKLISAGRVLENSRSVGECRSPLYDIPGGVTMHVVVQPHEMKPQTDPKQSKCACVIL